One region of Salinibacterium sp. TMP30 genomic DNA includes:
- a CDS encoding transcriptional repressor, whose product MKRNTWQREAVRDALTQSEGFVSAQSLHGALREAGSPIGLATVYRALADLAGAGDADSLQQDGESLFRACTPDSHHHHLICRECGTTVEIKADAVEQWAKNVATEHGFTQPHHIVDVFGLCPACSST is encoded by the coding sequence ATGAAGCGCAATACGTGGCAGCGCGAAGCGGTGCGGGATGCTCTGACCCAGTCAGAGGGTTTCGTGAGCGCTCAATCACTGCACGGTGCGCTGCGGGAAGCGGGTAGCCCCATTGGGCTCGCGACCGTGTATCGCGCGCTCGCCGACCTTGCCGGAGCTGGTGACGCCGACTCGCTGCAGCAAGATGGCGAGAGCCTGTTTCGGGCGTGCACTCCCGACTCGCACCACCACCACCTCATCTGCCGCGAGTGTGGCACGACCGTTGAAATCAAGGCCGATGCCGTGGAACAGTGGGCCAAAAACGTTGCCACAGAGCATGGATTCACCCAACCGCACCACATCGTTGACGTCTTCGGCTTGTGCCCAGCGTGCTCTAGCACGTAA
- a CDS encoding metal ABC transporter permease — translation MIFDDFWGQIVGFSDYAELLNLVRFSLIAAAVLGIAGGLIGVFVMQRDMAFAVHGISELSFAGAAAALLFGVNVVAGSITGSLIAAILIGMLGAKARDRNSIIGVLMPFGMGLGILFLALYPGRSGNKFGLLTGQIISVDGPQLGLLIGISIVVLAALFVVWRPLTFDSLDPEVAAARGVPSRMLSLGFMVLLGLMVAVAVQIIGALLVMALLVTPAAAAMRVSSSPRLVPVLSMIFGFVSATGGVLLAIGGSLPISPYITTISFAIYLVCRVIGARRGRSRTVSRASGATVATASTLA, via the coding sequence ATGATCTTCGACGATTTCTGGGGCCAAATCGTGGGGTTCAGTGACTATGCAGAACTGCTTAACCTGGTGCGCTTCTCCCTGATCGCTGCGGCGGTGCTCGGCATTGCCGGCGGGCTAATCGGCGTTTTCGTGATGCAGCGCGATATGGCCTTTGCTGTGCACGGCATCAGCGAGCTGTCCTTTGCCGGAGCCGCTGCCGCCCTGCTCTTCGGCGTGAACGTTGTCGCTGGTTCGATCACTGGTTCGCTGATTGCCGCAATTCTGATCGGGATGCTCGGGGCTAAGGCTCGCGATCGAAACTCGATTATTGGCGTGCTCATGCCGTTTGGTATGGGCCTGGGCATCCTGTTTTTGGCGCTCTATCCCGGACGCAGTGGAAACAAGTTTGGGCTGCTCACCGGCCAAATCATTTCGGTTGATGGACCCCAACTTGGACTGCTAATTGGGATCAGCATTGTTGTTTTGGCGGCGTTGTTCGTGGTGTGGCGCCCGCTGACGTTCGACAGCCTTGACCCTGAGGTTGCGGCCGCTCGTGGTGTGCCGTCGCGGATGCTCTCACTCGGGTTCATGGTGCTCCTTGGCCTCATGGTTGCCGTTGCGGTGCAAATCATCGGGGCCCTACTCGTGATGGCTCTCCTCGTGACGCCGGCTGCCGCAGCAATGCGTGTGTCATCCTCGCCGAGACTCGTTCCGGTGCTCAGCATGATCTTCGGATTCGTTTCCGCAACGGGTGGCGTTTTGCTCGCAATTGGCGGGTCGCTGCCGATCAGTCCGTACATCACGACAATCTCATTTGCGATCTACTTGGTGTGCCGGGTGATCGGGGCGCGACGGGGTCGCAGCCGCACCGTGAGCCGAGCATCCGGAGCCACAGTCGCGACCGCCAGCACCCTGGCTTAA
- a CDS encoding ATP-binding cassette domain-containing protein: MTTISAGGVPAGATSGSTVAPVLSIHDGALGFGGRTLWSGLNLDIAPGEFLAVLGSNGSGKSSLLKAILGQQKLDAGTVTVAGHPVRRGDRCIGYIPQQKIAAPGTPLRGRDLVTLGVNGHRFGVPTLPRSVKARVDELIASVGATEYANQPIGSLSGGEQQRLRVAQSLADDPVLLLCDEPLLSLDLQHQRGVSELIDARRREHNTAVVFVTHDVNPILGMVDRILYLAGGKFMVGAPEEVLRSEVLTELYGTPVEVVRIGGRVIVAGIPQGDHHHDEEVV, encoded by the coding sequence ATGACAACAATTTCGGCCGGAGGTGTCCCCGCTGGCGCCACCTCCGGGTCGACCGTTGCTCCGGTGCTGAGCATCCACGATGGTGCGCTCGGATTTGGGGGGCGCACGCTGTGGTCTGGGCTGAACCTTGACATTGCTCCAGGTGAGTTTTTGGCGGTGCTCGGGTCGAATGGCTCGGGCAAGTCGAGCCTGCTGAAGGCGATTTTGGGGCAGCAGAAGCTTGATGCGGGTACGGTCACGGTGGCGGGGCATCCGGTTCGCCGAGGGGATCGGTGCATTGGGTATATTCCGCAGCAGAAGATTGCCGCGCCGGGTACTCCCCTGCGCGGTCGCGACCTTGTGACGCTCGGAGTGAACGGGCATCGCTTTGGTGTGCCAACGCTCCCCCGCAGCGTCAAGGCTCGGGTTGATGAACTGATCGCCTCGGTCGGGGCGACCGAGTATGCGAACCAACCCATCGGTTCGCTCTCTGGCGGCGAGCAGCAACGTTTGCGCGTTGCGCAGTCGTTGGCGGATGACCCGGTGCTGTTGCTCTGTGACGAACCCCTCCTGAGTCTTGACCTGCAGCATCAGCGTGGTGTGTCGGAACTAATCGATGCGCGTCGTCGTGAGCACAACACCGCCGTGGTGTTTGTGACGCACGATGTGAATCCGATTCTCGGAATGGTTGACCGCATCCTGTATCTGGCTGGCGGCAAGTTCATGGTCGGCGCACCCGAAGAGGTTTTACGCAGTGAAGTTCTCACCGAGTTATACGGCACCCCGGTTGAGGTTGTGCGGATCGGCGGTCGAGTAATCGTTGCGGGTATTCCGCAGGGTGATCATCACCACGATGAGGAGGTTGTATGA
- a CDS encoding zinc ABC transporter substrate-binding protein, whose protein sequence is MSHFTSSRSLTLTTGAVLAVSALTLAGCSATTPPEDDGKIDVVASTSVYGSLVSTLGGDAVSVTSLIDNAAQDPHSYEGSARDQLAVSRADLVVVNGGGYDPFAEALYESSGASAILITAVDASGLLEDDPQHNDADEHTTDDGHDHIEGFNEHVWYSFSAMEHIAEHISDELTALDPASSEEFDTNLAAFLIELGDLESQADQISELAADRGAAVTEPVAVYLLEAVGLRDITPPDFSQAIEEGADVPPTALKDVLDLIESGRAALLAYNEQTASPETERVQLTATEEGVPVVSFTETLPEGSSYVEWMSSNLDALAAALAE, encoded by the coding sequence ATGTCTCACTTTACCTCCTCCCGTTCGCTCACTCTCACGACCGGTGCCGTGCTCGCGGTCTCCGCGCTCACCCTCGCCGGTTGCTCAGCAACCACGCCGCCCGAGGATGATGGAAAGATTGACGTCGTCGCCTCAACGAGCGTCTATGGCAGTCTCGTTTCGACTCTTGGCGGAGACGCCGTATCGGTCACGAGCCTCATCGACAATGCTGCTCAAGACCCCCACAGCTATGAAGGGTCCGCACGCGATCAGCTGGCGGTTTCTCGAGCAGACCTGGTCGTGGTCAATGGCGGCGGCTACGACCCCTTCGCCGAAGCGCTCTACGAATCCTCCGGAGCATCCGCGATTCTGATCACCGCTGTTGACGCTTCGGGGCTCCTCGAGGACGATCCGCAACACAATGACGCCGACGAACACACCACAGACGATGGCCATGATCACATCGAGGGCTTCAACGAGCACGTCTGGTACAGCTTCTCCGCGATGGAGCACATCGCCGAGCACATCTCCGACGAACTAACGGCGCTCGACCCCGCATCAAGCGAGGAGTTCGACACGAACCTTGCCGCCTTCCTCATCGAGCTCGGCGATCTTGAATCCCAAGCGGATCAGATTTCCGAACTCGCAGCCGACCGCGGTGCTGCCGTCACCGAGCCTGTCGCCGTGTACCTGCTCGAGGCTGTCGGGCTTCGCGACATCACTCCACCCGATTTCAGCCAGGCCATTGAGGAGGGTGCTGATGTACCCCCGACCGCGCTGAAAGATGTGCTCGATCTCATCGAATCGGGTCGCGCTGCACTCCTGGCGTACAACGAACAGACGGCAAGCCCCGAGACTGAACGTGTGCAATTGACCGCCACTGAGGAAGGGGTTCCCGTGGTGTCCTTCACAGAGACACTGCCCGAGGGATCAAGCTACGTCGAATGGATGTCGTCAAACCTCGATGCACTCGCGGCAGCACTTGCCGAATGA
- a CDS encoding AI-2E family transporter has translation MSTSNDSPASGSFSDSPRSGLRAMWTDRLGAWSTRALQILLLLTLVSVTVFGLTQLKLVVIPVLIALILAAAASPLVVWMRRNGVGRILSTWITLLGGILVLGGLITAIVFAVRDQWSELATSAADGFEQLKAFALNGPFPIDQNALDEAWNATLDFFTSASFGLGAIQGVSAAAQVVTGLLLGVVILFFFLKDGDTIWEFFLRPMNGVRRERGHRIGNTAVQTLGGYVRGTAIIAAVDAIGIGAGLLVLQVPLALPLAVIVFLGAFIPLVGATVAGILAALVALVTNGWVVALIVLGIVVLVNQLEGNLLQPIVMAQSLSIHPLVILVALTTGTVLGGIVGAVLSVPIAAVGWAIIKTWNGTGIEPGEPAEDGEPADGESVEPAEQSS, from the coding sequence ATGAGTACGTCGAACGATTCGCCAGCTTCCGGTTCCTTTTCTGATTCCCCACGCAGCGGTCTCCGCGCGATGTGGACGGACCGGCTGGGCGCGTGGTCAACTCGTGCTCTGCAGATTTTGCTTCTGCTCACTCTTGTCTCGGTAACCGTCTTCGGGTTGACTCAGCTCAAACTCGTCGTAATTCCCGTGTTGATCGCATTGATCCTCGCGGCAGCCGCAAGCCCACTTGTGGTGTGGATGCGACGAAACGGTGTCGGCCGGATCCTGTCAACCTGGATCACCCTGCTCGGCGGCATCCTTGTGCTCGGTGGCTTGATCACGGCAATTGTGTTTGCTGTGAGAGACCAGTGGTCGGAACTGGCGACGTCGGCGGCCGATGGCTTTGAGCAGCTCAAAGCGTTTGCCCTAAATGGGCCATTCCCGATTGATCAAAATGCACTCGATGAGGCCTGGAACGCGACGCTCGATTTCTTCACGAGCGCCTCCTTCGGTCTCGGTGCGATTCAAGGTGTTTCTGCGGCAGCCCAGGTCGTCACCGGACTGCTTCTCGGTGTGGTGATTCTGTTCTTTTTCCTCAAAGACGGCGACACTATTTGGGAGTTCTTTCTGCGCCCCATGAACGGCGTGCGTCGCGAGCGCGGTCACCGCATCGGCAACACCGCCGTGCAGACCCTTGGTGGGTACGTGCGCGGCACAGCAATCATTGCCGCAGTTGACGCGATCGGAATCGGTGCTGGGCTGTTGGTTCTGCAGGTGCCCCTCGCCCTCCCGCTGGCAGTAATCGTCTTCCTTGGCGCTTTTATCCCGCTTGTCGGTGCCACTGTTGCCGGCATTTTGGCCGCTCTCGTCGCCCTGGTGACGAATGGCTGGGTCGTTGCGCTGATCGTTCTGGGCATTGTTGTGCTCGTCAACCAGCTGGAGGGAAACCTGCTGCAGCCCATTGTGATGGCGCAATCATTGAGCATCCACCCGTTGGTAATTTTGGTGGCGTTGACCACCGGAACCGTGCTCGGCGGAATCGTGGGTGCGGTTCTCTCGGTGCCCATTGCGGCGGTTGGCTGGGCGATCATCAAAACGTGGAACGGAACGGGCATTGAGCCCGGCGAGCCTGCGGAGGACGGTGAGCCCGCGGACGGCGAATCGGTGGAACCCGCCGAGCAGTCGAGCTAA
- a CDS encoding dihydrolipoamide acetyltransferase family protein produces MAVSEFPLPDVGEGLTEAEIVSWKVAPGDEIIVNQVLVEIETAKSLVELPSPFAGTVTQLLVEEGMTVEVGTPIIAVQSQGGAVELTAPGSGEDEAHGTISDIASSDAASAIADTASTIASEEDKPGAVLVGYGSAGHVSSRRRKGAQPAKDDAAATAPSKPRPASVPASFASPIIAKPPIRKLAKDLGVELAEVVATGLAGEMTREDVIRQASQASVFRNIETPEWGDEREERLPVKGVRKAIAKAMVHSAFTAPHVSVFTDVDATRTMEFVKRLKNSTDFAGVRVSPLLIMAKAVSWAVRRNPTVNSSWTDKEIIVHHYVNLGIAAATPRGLIVPNVKDVQDLSLLELAKALENLTLTARDGKTQPAEMSNGTITITNIGSYGMDTGTPIINPGEAAIVALGSIKQKPWVVDGEVRARFVTTVSASFDHRIVDGDVASRFVADLASVLEEPALLLD; encoded by the coding sequence GTGGCTGTATCTGAATTTCCTCTCCCCGATGTGGGCGAGGGGCTGACTGAAGCTGAGATCGTCTCCTGGAAGGTCGCGCCCGGCGACGAAATCATCGTCAATCAGGTGCTTGTTGAGATCGAGACCGCAAAGTCGCTCGTCGAATTGCCGTCGCCGTTTGCCGGAACCGTCACCCAGCTTTTGGTCGAAGAGGGGATGACCGTTGAGGTCGGAACCCCAATTATCGCCGTGCAGTCGCAGGGCGGCGCTGTTGAGCTGACAGCCCCCGGTTCAGGCGAAGACGAAGCGCATGGCACGATCTCTGACATCGCCTCGTCTGATGCAGCATCGGCGATCGCCGACACGGCATCGACCATCGCCAGCGAAGAGGACAAGCCTGGCGCGGTGCTGGTGGGTTATGGCTCCGCTGGGCACGTCTCGTCGCGCCGTCGCAAGGGTGCGCAGCCGGCGAAGGATGACGCTGCCGCCACTGCTCCATCGAAGCCGCGTCCGGCATCCGTGCCCGCTTCTTTCGCCAGCCCGATAATCGCGAAGCCGCCGATTCGCAAACTTGCCAAAGACTTGGGCGTTGAGCTTGCTGAGGTGGTGGCGACCGGCTTAGCGGGCGAGATGACGCGCGAAGACGTGATTCGTCAGGCGTCACAGGCGAGCGTATTCCGCAATATCGAGACACCCGAGTGGGGCGACGAACGGGAAGAGCGTCTTCCTGTCAAGGGCGTGCGCAAGGCAATCGCAAAGGCAATGGTTCACAGTGCTTTCACCGCACCGCACGTGAGCGTTTTCACTGATGTGGATGCCACGCGAACCATGGAGTTCGTGAAGCGTCTGAAGAACTCCACCGACTTTGCCGGAGTGCGCGTGAGTCCGCTGCTGATCATGGCGAAGGCCGTGAGCTGGGCTGTGCGCCGCAACCCGACGGTGAACTCAAGCTGGACCGATAAAGAGATTATCGTTCACCACTATGTCAACTTGGGTATTGCTGCAGCAACGCCTCGCGGACTCATCGTGCCGAACGTCAAGGACGTTCAGGATTTGAGCCTTCTCGAGCTCGCAAAGGCGCTCGAAAACCTGACGCTCACCGCGCGTGATGGCAAGACGCAGCCCGCCGAAATGTCGAACGGCACGATCACGATTACCAACATCGGTTCGTACGGCATGGACACGGGAACACCCATCATCAACCCCGGTGAGGCCGCGATTGTGGCTCTGGGTTCGATCAAGCAGAAGCCCTGGGTCGTCGATGGCGAAGTGCGAGCGCGCTTTGTAACCACGGTGAGCGCGAGTTTTGATCACCGCATTGTTGATGGGGATGTCGCGAGCCGTTTTGTGGCGGATCTTGCGAGTGTGCTTGAGGAGCCTGCACTGCTGCTCGACTAG
- a CDS encoding alpha-ketoacid dehydrogenase subunit beta produces the protein MAETLTMAKALTEGLRAALAADDKVLLMGEDIGPLGGVFRVTEGLQAEFGDTRVLDTPLAESGIVGTAIGLAMRGYRPVCEIQFDGFIFPGFDQITSQLAKITARHEGSLSMPVVIRVPYGGHIGAVEHHQESPEAYFAHTPGLRVLSPATPHDAYWMIQEAITSNDPVMFFEPKSRYWQKGEVDRESSGIATHSSRVVREGTEVTLIGHGAIVSMLLQAAELAEEEGTSIEVVDLRSLSPIDYEPLVASAQKTGRVVVVQEAPGNVSVGSEVAATVTERAFYSLEAPVLRVSGYDTPFPPAKLESVYLPSVDRILDAVDRALAY, from the coding sequence GTGGCTGAAACACTAACAATGGCCAAAGCCCTCACCGAGGGGCTCCGCGCCGCACTCGCAGCAGACGACAAAGTGCTCCTCATGGGTGAAGACATTGGGCCGCTCGGTGGCGTTTTTCGGGTCACCGAAGGGCTACAGGCTGAGTTTGGCGACACGCGTGTACTCGACACTCCGCTAGCGGAGTCGGGCATCGTGGGCACCGCAATCGGTCTCGCGATGCGCGGTTACCGTCCCGTGTGTGAAATCCAGTTCGATGGATTCATTTTTCCTGGCTTTGACCAGATCACCTCTCAGCTCGCCAAGATTACGGCCCGCCACGAGGGTTCGCTCTCGATGCCCGTTGTGATTCGCGTTCCCTATGGCGGACACATCGGCGCTGTAGAGCATCACCAAGAGAGCCCCGAGGCGTACTTCGCTCACACCCCTGGCTTGCGGGTGCTGAGCCCAGCAACGCCGCACGACGCGTACTGGATGATTCAAGAAGCGATCACCAGCAACGACCCAGTGATGTTTTTCGAACCCAAGAGCCGCTACTGGCAGAAGGGTGAGGTCGACCGTGAATCGAGCGGAATTGCTACCCACTCCAGCCGCGTAGTGCGCGAAGGCACCGAAGTTACCCTCATTGGGCACGGCGCGATTGTCTCGATGCTGCTTCAAGCAGCAGAGCTCGCTGAAGAAGAAGGCACGAGCATTGAAGTTGTTGACCTTCGATCGCTCTCCCCCATCGATTACGAGCCGCTCGTGGCATCCGCCCAAAAAACGGGCCGTGTCGTTGTCGTTCAAGAGGCGCCTGGGAATGTGAGCGTTGGCTCCGAGGTTGCCGCTACGGTGACAGAGCGTGCGTTCTATTCACTCGAAGCCCCCGTGCTGCGAGTGAGCGGCTATGACACGCCGTTCCCTCCCGCCAAGCTGGAATCCGTGTACTTGCCTAGTGTTGACCGCATCTTGGATGCTGTTGACCGGGCGTTGGCCTACTGA
- a CDS encoding thiamine pyrophosphate-dependent dehydrogenase E1 component subunit alpha produces MPYTAATVQLLSPEGTLVHSDASEQYIPYVEKLSDDALYEFHRHMVVMRRFDIEAANLQRQGQLALWIPSNGQEAAQVGSALAAKPQDHIFPAYREHVIARIRGVDPVTILAMLRGISHGGWDPKEHNNFHLYTLVIGSQTLHATGYAMGITLDGMVGTGNPDKDTAVMVYFGDGSTSQGDVSEAMVFAASYQTPQVFFLQNNHWAISVPVSRQSRTPLYLRGEGFGIPSVQIDGNDVLASFAVTTANLDAARSGQGPRFIEALTYRMGAHTTSDDPSKYRHDSELEFWAQRDPITRFETFLRSRGASDTVFADIAAEGDDLAADIRKRITELEVPEKSTMFDHVYSDPHPLMDAQRQALADFETSFEEGQ; encoded by the coding sequence ATGCCTTATACCGCCGCGACGGTTCAGCTGCTGTCTCCCGAGGGCACGCTCGTTCACAGCGATGCCAGCGAACAGTACATTCCGTATGTAGAAAAGCTCAGTGACGACGCTCTTTATGAGTTTCACCGCCACATGGTGGTGATGCGCCGTTTTGATATTGAGGCGGCGAACCTTCAGCGTCAGGGTCAACTCGCGCTGTGGATTCCCAGCAACGGGCAAGAGGCGGCCCAGGTGGGGTCGGCGCTCGCGGCCAAACCACAGGACCACATCTTCCCCGCCTATCGCGAACATGTGATTGCTCGCATTCGCGGCGTTGACCCGGTGACAATCTTGGCCATGCTGCGGGGGATCAGCCACGGCGGCTGGGATCCGAAGGAGCACAACAACTTTCACCTCTACACGCTCGTCATTGGCTCGCAGACGCTGCACGCCACCGGCTACGCCATGGGAATCACCCTCGATGGGATGGTTGGCACCGGCAACCCAGACAAAGACACCGCCGTTATGGTCTACTTCGGCGATGGCTCCACAAGTCAGGGCGATGTGAGCGAGGCGATGGTTTTCGCTGCGAGCTACCAGACGCCTCAAGTGTTCTTCTTGCAAAACAACCACTGGGCAATCTCTGTGCCTGTCTCACGTCAGTCGCGCACACCGCTTTATTTGCGCGGTGAAGGCTTCGGCATTCCAAGCGTGCAGATCGATGGCAACGATGTTCTCGCAAGCTTTGCCGTAACCACGGCGAACTTGGATGCTGCCCGCTCAGGTCAGGGACCGAGATTCATTGAGGCGCTCACCTACCGCATGGGTGCTCACACCACGAGCGATGACCCCTCGAAGTACCGTCACGACAGCGAGCTTGAGTTCTGGGCCCAACGTGACCCGATCACTCGCTTCGAAACTTTCCTGCGCAGCCGTGGTGCGAGCGATACCGTTTTCGCCGACATTGCTGCCGAGGGTGACGATTTAGCTGCCGACATCCGCAAGCGCATCACTGAGCTTGAGGTCCCTGAGAAATCAACAATGTTCGACCATGTTTATTCGGATCCGCACCCACTAATGGATGCCCAACGTCAGGCGCTTGCCGACTTCGAAACATCGTTTGAGGAGGGTCAATAA
- a CDS encoding histidinol-phosphate transaminase — protein MITNRVQLRPEIAALAPYRQGAPADADAFKLSSNENPFEPLPSVREKLSTHSINRYPDASAYELRTHIAARFGVTAENVQVGAGSVAVLAQLISAAAAPGDEVVYAWRSFEAYPLLVAATGATSVQIANGVDHRHNLAAMGAAITASTRVVIVCSPNNPTSTVVTDSEFREFMAEVPENVLVVLDEAYREFVTDPDAVRGETLLGEYPNLVLLRTFSKAYGLAGLRIGYAVGPEYVMDAARAVAIPLSVTELAQTAAIASLEHEDELLERVRRINAVRDRIVVGLQGQGWDVPAPSGNFVWLPTGAVTNWAAEVFRTHGIVVRALGVGLRVSVGEEESVEKLLRAAQEVVTSRENEAAPATLD, from the coding sequence GTGATCACCAACCGCGTACAGCTTCGACCCGAGATTGCCGCCCTCGCGCCCTACCGTCAGGGCGCCCCCGCCGATGCTGACGCGTTCAAACTGTCGTCAAACGAGAACCCGTTCGAGCCACTGCCCTCGGTGAGAGAGAAACTCTCTACCCACAGCATCAACCGCTATCCGGATGCTTCGGCCTACGAACTTCGCACCCACATTGCCGCGCGCTTCGGGGTGACCGCTGAAAACGTGCAGGTCGGTGCCGGCTCCGTCGCGGTGCTCGCCCAACTCATCAGCGCTGCCGCAGCACCCGGCGACGAAGTCGTTTACGCCTGGCGCAGCTTCGAGGCGTATCCGCTGCTGGTAGCCGCCACAGGGGCCACAAGCGTTCAGATCGCGAATGGTGTTGACCACCGGCACAACTTGGCAGCAATGGGCGCCGCAATCACGGCATCCACTCGGGTCGTCATCGTGTGTAGCCCCAATAACCCGACCAGCACCGTGGTCACCGACTCCGAGTTCCGCGAGTTCATGGCCGAAGTTCCCGAGAACGTGCTCGTCGTTCTCGACGAGGCGTACCGCGAATTCGTGACCGATCCCGACGCTGTGCGCGGGGAAACACTCCTCGGTGAGTACCCCAACCTCGTGCTACTGCGCACCTTCTCTAAGGCCTACGGGCTTGCTGGTTTGCGAATCGGGTACGCAGTGGGCCCCGAATACGTGATGGATGCGGCGCGAGCGGTAGCAATCCCGCTGTCGGTTACTGAACTTGCACAGACCGCAGCCATCGCATCCCTCGAACATGAAGATGAATTGTTGGAGCGCGTGCGCCGAATCAATGCTGTGCGTGACCGCATCGTGGTTGGCTTGCAGGGCCAAGGCTGGGACGTGCCAGCGCCAAGCGGAAACTTTGTTTGGTTGCCCACCGGCGCAGTAACCAATTGGGCTGCAGAGGTTTTTCGCACCCACGGAATCGTCGTTCGTGCGCTTGGTGTGGGCCTTCGGGTGAGCGTCGGCGAGGAAGAATCTGTGGAGAAACTCCTAAGGGCGGCGCAAGAGGTTGTGACTTCTCGCGAAAACGAAGCCGCACCAGCCACGTTAGATTAG
- a CDS encoding phage holin family protein — translation MRIVVRLLINALALWLTTVLVAGVELVPFEPGGTLETVLTFLIVAAVFGIVNGVLGNLIRIVAFPLYVLTLGLLALVVNGLLLLLVSWISSLFGFGLVVNGFWWGVLGALVLGLISWFIGILVRPIVGKKN, via the coding sequence ATGAGAATTGTCGTGCGCTTGTTGATCAACGCTCTTGCCCTCTGGCTGACTACGGTGCTTGTTGCCGGCGTGGAGTTGGTTCCTTTCGAACCGGGCGGAACCCTTGAGACCGTTTTGACGTTCTTGATTGTTGCTGCGGTATTCGGAATTGTTAACGGTGTACTGGGCAACCTGATCCGCATCGTCGCTTTCCCGCTGTATGTGCTGACGCTGGGGCTTCTTGCGCTCGTCGTCAACGGGCTGTTGTTGCTGCTCGTCAGTTGGATCTCGAGCCTGTTTGGTTTCGGACTCGTCGTCAACGGCTTCTGGTGGGGAGTGCTCGGTGCCCTCGTCTTGGGTCTCATCAGTTGGTTCATCGGAATTCTGGTTCGCCCCATCGTGGGCAAGAAAAACTAG
- a CDS encoding low molecular weight protein-tyrosine-phosphatase, with the protein MTFERALSDSTTFKVCFVCTGNICRSPMAEAVFTDLIATAGLNKRIAVTSAGTGDWHVGEPADDRTINALAARGYNGAGHRARQFDPEWFSKLDLIVAFDRGQERILRTWAPSDQDRSKVQPMLGFDSDLAHLIDVPDPYYSDAALFDHVLVMIEKACGSLFRQITPGITANTANT; encoded by the coding sequence ATGACTTTCGAGCGTGCTCTCTCCGACTCGACGACATTCAAGGTGTGTTTTGTGTGCACCGGCAATATCTGTCGGTCTCCCATGGCTGAAGCTGTTTTCACCGACCTCATTGCCACAGCCGGACTCAACAAACGCATTGCCGTCACCTCAGCAGGAACCGGCGATTGGCATGTCGGCGAACCCGCCGACGATCGCACCATCAACGCCCTCGCGGCCCGCGGCTACAATGGTGCTGGGCATCGAGCCCGCCAGTTTGACCCCGAATGGTTCAGCAAGCTTGACCTCATCGTCGCGTTCGATCGAGGACAAGAACGAATTCTGCGCACCTGGGCACCCAGCGACCAAGACCGGTCAAAAGTGCAGCCCATGTTGGGCTTTGATAGCGACCTCGCTCATCTCATTGACGTGCCAGACCCCTACTATTCGGATGCCGCACTCTTCGACCATGTTCTCGTCATGATCGAGAAGGCGTGCGGCTCGCTATTTCGTCAGATCACACCAGGAATCACCGCAAACACCGCAAACACCTAG